The proteins below come from a single Aegilops tauschii subsp. strangulata cultivar AL8/78 chromosome 6, Aet v6.0, whole genome shotgun sequence genomic window:
- the LOC109778155 gene encoding RNA-binding protein CP33, chloroplastic, with protein sequence MALPLVRLLLPSLPACQPPLRHPEYSASPRHSHVSFAVPAAARSSGNRLAFAVCAASASVAPAPAEIQADAEDEQPVGPKTRLIAMNIPWDFTPDDIRVLFEKQGTVVDVELSMHSSKKNRGLAFVTMGSEEEALSALKNLNLSTVNDRTIKVDFAKPKKKQPAVPSAPVEKNVVFVGNLTWRVRSRHLRELFASTPGVQSVEVIFHTTTPRRSAGYAFVSFSSKEEAEAAISTFNGKELMGRSINVMFKEDTVKKNKSSDSEEEKLEEAESSEESDS encoded by the exons ATGGCTCTCCCcctcgttcgcctcctcctcccgtcgcTCCCCGCGTGCCAGCCGCCGCTCCGCCACCCTGAGTACTCCGCCTCACCTCGCCACAGCCACGTTTCCTTCGCTGTCCCCGCTGCCGCCCGCTCCTCCGGCAACCGCTTGGCGTTTGCTGTCTGCGCTGCTAGCGCCTCGGTCGCCCCGGCGCCTGCGGAAATTCAGGCGGATGCGGAGGATGAGCAGCCCGTGGGGCCGAAGACGCGGCTTATCGCGATGAACATCCCGTGGGATTTCACGCCCGACGACATTCGCGTTCTTTTCGAGAAGCAAGGCACCGTCGTCGACGTGGAG CTTTCGATGCACAGTTCCAAAAAAAACAGAGGATTGGCATTTGTAACCATGGGTTCAGAAGAGGAGGCTCTTTCAGCACTCAAGAATCTCAATTTGTCT ACTGTGAACGATAGAACGATTAAGGTGGACTTTGCAAAGCCTAAAAAGAAGCAACCTGCTGTGCCGTCAGCTCCTGTGGAGAAAAATGTTGTGTTTGTGGGGAATTTAACGTGGAGAGTGAGATCCCGTCATCTTCGGGAGTTATTTGCCTCAACCCCAGGTGTCCAATCAGTTGAAGTTATCTTTCATACCACCACACCAAGGCGATCTGCTGGCTATGCATTTGTTTCCTTTTCCTCGAAAGAGGAGGCAGAAGCTGCTATTTCTACCTTCAATGGCAAG GAATTGATGGGACGATCCATTAATGTGATGTTCAAAGAGGACACTGTCAAAAAGAACAAGTCTTCTGATTCAGAGGAAGAGAAGTTGGAGGAGGCAGAATCATCTGAGGAGAGTGATAGCTAA